One Syntrophaceae bacterium DNA window includes the following coding sequences:
- a CDS encoding transposase, which translates to MVHSWTGRSVRDLDTAGTRVWLDCRYRKLYCTGCRRIVIEGLDLFDPYLRITRRLAAYIHALCRWMTVQDVAGHLGLDWKTVKAADKLLLEARYGQPDYTGLRILAVDEISIRKGHRYLTVVLNYETGRVLYVGKDRRAKTLMRFFNLLSAGQRKAIEAVAMDMWDPYIKAV; encoded by the coding sequence ATGGTTCACAGCTGGACGGGCCGTTCGGTCCGGGACCTGGACACGGCCGGCACCCGGGTGTGGCTCGATTGCCGCTACCGCAAGCTCTACTGTACCGGCTGCCGACGGATCGTGATCGAGGGGCTGGATCTGTTTGACCCCTATCTGCGCATCACGAGGCGGCTGGCCGCATACATCCACGCGCTGTGCCGGTGGATGACGGTCCAAGATGTCGCGGGGCACCTGGGCCTGGACTGGAAGACGGTCAAGGCCGCCGACAAGCTCTTGTTGGAGGCCCGCTACGGGCAGCCCGATTATACGGGCCTCCGCATCCTGGCGGTCGACGAGATCTCCATCCGCAAGGGCCACCGCTACCTGACCGTGGTGCTCAACTACGAAACCGGCCGCGTTCTCTACGTGGGCAAAGACCGCAGGGCCAAGACCCTGATGCGTTTCTTCAACCTGTTGAGCGCGGGGCAGCGCAAGGCCATTGAGGCCGTTGCCATGGACATGTGGGACCCCTACATCAAGGCCGTTTAA
- a CDS encoding sodium:solute symporter family protein, translated as MKEISTHAWVMLVAAILYWGACIGVGLYTYKKGAAKSAQDFFVAGRALGKFVLGFAIMATTLSAWLMLGHQGLMYASGMPYLVYYIHVPFMGVLGLLIFTRQWLIGKKFGYLSPGEMYSDYYESNGMRWVIALVTLLYCIPYSSLQLTGAGYVFATLTENAIPFEWGAVIMAAVVLIYVLLGGVASTALVDAAQGVLLVLGLFGICGAVVANVSPGEILTSMQSFDPKLLTMPGGNGMWFWTFTLSLALSTSAIYLSPAFTIWSFSAKSPRIFRWQALVVWVVLIGIVYYILSPIIGMGGRLLFPNLAKTDTLTPLIMTKLMPIWVYVIVGIGLLAAMNSTAAGYMITSGVIVSQDIYKDMFRPQASDRETVWVSRIIILAVVLFAFWISQFWKEHLVLMGNLATAFATQLAPSLFGILYWRRATAKGAIFGILAGLIVAYLTFAVWKYPLNIHCAMWGLFANLAVFFFFAFTSDPPSKAKRDKYDEVIRKGMAAFQKEEAVMGAAAALQKEEAEIDTVPYPARTSS; from the coding sequence ATGAAGGAAATCAGCACACACGCATGGGTCATGCTGGTCGCAGCTATCTTGTACTGGGGCGCCTGCATCGGCGTCGGCCTTTATACGTATAAGAAAGGAGCCGCGAAATCGGCACAGGACTTCTTCGTGGCAGGGCGTGCTCTAGGCAAGTTCGTCCTCGGCTTCGCCATCATGGCAACCACGCTGAGCGCCTGGCTCATGCTGGGCCACCAAGGCCTCATGTATGCATCGGGAATGCCCTATCTGGTCTATTATATCCATGTCCCGTTCATGGGGGTCTTGGGACTTCTTATCTTCACGCGGCAATGGCTCATCGGCAAGAAGTTCGGCTACCTCTCGCCAGGCGAAATGTACTCCGATTACTACGAAAGTAACGGGATGCGTTGGGTTATCGCTCTGGTGACGCTCCTCTATTGCATTCCCTATTCTTCCCTGCAGCTGACGGGTGCAGGCTATGTGTTCGCCACCCTGACGGAAAACGCGATTCCTTTCGAGTGGGGCGCCGTCATCATGGCCGCCGTCGTCCTCATTTACGTTCTGCTGGGCGGGGTCGCTTCGACGGCCCTCGTCGACGCTGCCCAGGGTGTCCTCCTCGTCCTCGGTCTGTTCGGCATCTGCGGGGCTGTAGTCGCCAATGTCTCCCCCGGGGAGATCCTGACCTCCATGCAGAGCTTCGACCCGAAGCTCCTTACCATGCCAGGCGGAAACGGCATGTGGTTCTGGACATTCACGCTGTCCCTTGCTCTGTCCACGTCGGCCATATACCTTTCACCGGCGTTCACGATCTGGAGCTTCTCGGCTAAATCGCCCCGGATCTTCCGGTGGCAGGCCTTGGTCGTGTGGGTCGTGCTGATCGGCATCGTCTACTACATCCTCTCGCCCATCATCGGTATGGGCGGCAGGCTTCTCTTCCCCAACCTCGCTAAGACGGATACCCTAACGCCTCTCATCATGACGAAGCTCATGCCTATCTGGGTCTACGTGATCGTCGGCATCGGCCTGCTTGCGGCGATGAACTCCACGGCGGCGGGCTACATGATCACCTCCGGCGTCATCGTCTCCCAAGACATATACAAGGACATGTTCCGTCCCCAGGCCAGCGACCGTGAAACGGTATGGGTCTCCCGCATCATCATCCTGGCCGTCGTGCTTTTCGCCTTCTGGATTTCCCAATTCTGGAAAGAGCATCTGGTCCTCATGGGAAATCTGGCGACGGCCTTTGCCACCCAGCTGGCGCCGTCCCTCTTCGGAATCCTCTACTGGCGGCGCGCAACGGCAAAGGGCGCTATCTTCGGCATCCTCGCGGGCCTGATCGTGGCCTACCTGACGTTCGCCGTCTGGAAGTACCCCCTGAACATCCACTGCGCCATGTGGGGGCTCTTTGCGAACCTCGCCGTTTTCTTCTTCTTCGCGTTCACGAGCGACCCACCCTCAAAGGCGAAACGCGACAAGTACGACGAGGTGATTCGAAAAGGCATGGCCGCCTTCCAAAAGGAGGAGGCGGTCATGGGAGCGGCTGCAGCCCTTCAGAAAGAGGAAGCAGAAATAGACACTGTCCCCTATCCCGCAAGAACGTCATCATGA
- a CDS encoding acetyl-CoA C-acyltransferase, translating to MSLKDVVMVSACRTAIGGFMGSLKDVNARELAVTAAKAAVERAGIPAELIDEICMGQIYAGMQGSLPARQVGMRVGLPHRSSAVTVNQNCASAMRALEIAAHNIMLGKTEIALVVGTESMTNAPYLIPKARMGYRMGQGTIEDSMLYDGLIDELVPGHMGMTAENVAEKFGITRVECDRLALTSHSRAVQAIAEGRFKREVVPVEIKTKKGTRVFDTDEHPIKDASMETLGSLPSVFKKGGVVTAGNASGINDGASAAVLLSKERAESLGIKPLMRLINICNEGCDPKIMGIGPALAIPKCLKQAGLEFGDIEYWEINEAFAAQWLGVGRMLEKDFGMKLDMEKVNHNGSGIALGHPVGSTGLRIVVSLYYEMERLGLTVGGASLCVGGGPAMASLWTREI from the coding sequence ATGTCTTTGAAAGATGTGGTCATGGTCAGTGCATGCAGGACGGCTATTGGGGGATTCATGGGCTCGCTCAAGGATGTAAACGCACGCGAGTTGGCTGTGACAGCCGCGAAGGCGGCCGTCGAGAGGGCGGGCATCCCGGCAGAACTGATAGACGAGATTTGCATGGGTCAGATCTACGCAGGCATGCAGGGGTCCCTGCCCGCTAGGCAGGTTGGTATGCGTGTGGGCCTTCCGCACCGCAGCAGCGCCGTGACGGTCAACCAGAACTGCGCATCCGCCATGAGGGCCCTGGAGATCGCGGCGCACAACATCATGCTGGGAAAAACGGAAATCGCGCTCGTCGTGGGGACCGAGAGCATGACGAATGCCCCCTATCTCATCCCGAAGGCTCGCATGGGCTACCGGATGGGGCAGGGGACGATCGAGGATTCCATGCTCTATGACGGCCTCATCGATGAACTGGTGCCGGGTCACATGGGCATGACCGCGGAAAACGTCGCCGAGAAATTCGGCATTACACGCGTAGAATGCGATCGGCTTGCCCTGACGAGCCACTCCCGAGCCGTCCAGGCTATCGCGGAAGGTCGCTTCAAGCGTGAAGTCGTTCCAGTCGAGATCAAGACGAAGAAGGGAACGAGGGTTTTCGACACCGATGAACACCCTATCAAGGATGCCAGCATGGAGACGCTCGGTTCCCTCCCGTCGGTATTCAAAAAGGGCGGCGTCGTGACGGCCGGGAACGCCTCGGGAATCAACGACGGCGCCTCGGCCGCTGTCCTGCTGTCGAAAGAAAGGGCTGAATCGTTGGGTATCAAGCCCCTCATGAGGCTGATCAACATCTGCAATGAAGGATGCGATCCGAAAATCATGGGCATCGGCCCCGCGCTGGCCATCCCCAAGTGCCTCAAACAGGCCGGCCTGGAGTTCGGGGACATTGAATACTGGGAAATCAACGAGGCCTTTGCGGCCCAGTGGTTGGGCGTGGGGCGAATGTTGGAAAAGGATTTCGGGATGAAGCTGGACATGGAAAAGGTTAATCACAACGGTTCGGGGATCGCGCTGGGTCATCCCGTGGGCAGCACGGGGCTCCGGATCGTCGTGAGCCTCTACTACGAGATGGAGCGTCTCGGCCTGACGGTGGGCGGGGCCTCTCTCTGCGTCGGTGGTGGTCCGGCCATGGCGTCCCTCTGGACGAGGGAAATTTAG
- a CDS encoding sigma-54-dependent Fis family transcriptional regulator has product MIIPDVILASWRRCREFNVNPYTTRVDKVLQQQDLKELLKRNQNLIEISRPFMQNLYGFVRGSGFVVALFDDQGYMLEVLGDADVLERVKKGNFIQGACWSEEEAGTNGCGTVLKMDRPVQVFATEHYCINSHKWTCSGAPIHDPDGDLIGVIDMTGPFLNANPHTLGMVVAAAYAIENDMRMRKALSECQIADGFQKTILASIPEALIAIDNLYRITMVNENAERIIGRGSHQLAGRSLRDVMGEDNASLFNLIQNNMTLTDVEARITMRDGRVIDYTMTCNPIQTEDRHVIGRLIIFNEIKRARTLVTRMIGAKAKLCFDDICGVNAKFLETVNQARMVSQSNSNVLLLGESGAGKDIFAQAIHNASTRSSGPYVAINCAAIPRDLISSELFGYSEGAFTGSKRGGNQGKFELADGGTIFLDEIAETPLELQSALLRVIEDKSIMRIGGSRVTPVDVRIIAATNKNLKEEVRKGRFREDLYYRFNVFTIQMVPLRDRPEDIPLLVDCFIQKICNAMGKRPVRVNGRVMEKFMAYSWPGNVRELQNIIERMINIVHTDELTVDLLPSEVLQARSHQAVQTEVELPRDIEKQMIHKLIKAGYSKKEVARKMEMSRSTLYRKLDKYGLSA; this is encoded by the coding sequence TTGATCATACCCGACGTGATCCTCGCGTCATGGAGGCGCTGTCGGGAATTTAACGTCAACCCCTACACAACGCGCGTCGACAAGGTCCTACAACAGCAGGACCTCAAGGAGTTGCTCAAGCGCAATCAGAACCTTATCGAGATCAGCCGCCCCTTCATGCAGAATCTATACGGCTTCGTCCGAGGCTCCGGCTTCGTCGTGGCTCTCTTCGATGACCAAGGATACATGCTGGAGGTCCTCGGAGACGCCGATGTTCTCGAGCGGGTCAAGAAAGGTAATTTCATCCAGGGTGCCTGCTGGAGCGAAGAGGAGGCGGGGACGAACGGCTGCGGCACCGTTCTCAAAATGGACCGGCCCGTGCAGGTCTTCGCCACGGAGCACTACTGCATCAACTCACATAAGTGGACTTGCTCGGGAGCCCCAATCCACGACCCCGACGGGGATCTCATCGGCGTTATCGACATGACGGGGCCTTTTCTCAACGCCAATCCCCACACGCTGGGCATGGTCGTAGCGGCCGCCTACGCCATCGAAAACGACATGCGAATGCGCAAAGCCCTGTCCGAGTGCCAGATCGCCGACGGGTTCCAGAAGACGATCCTAGCATCCATTCCGGAAGCCCTCATTGCCATCGATAATCTCTACCGAATCACCATGGTCAACGAGAATGCCGAGAGAATCATCGGCCGCGGGTCGCACCAGCTTGCCGGACGAAGCCTGAGAGACGTTATGGGAGAGGACAATGCATCGCTTTTCAACCTGATCCAGAACAACATGACCCTGACGGATGTGGAGGCACGCATCACCATGCGCGACGGCCGGGTCATCGACTACACGATGACCTGCAACCCTATCCAAACGGAGGACCGGCATGTCATCGGACGCCTGATCATTTTCAATGAAATCAAGCGGGCAAGGACTTTGGTGACCCGGATGATAGGCGCGAAGGCAAAGCTTTGCTTCGATGATATCTGCGGCGTCAACGCGAAATTTTTGGAAACGGTGAACCAGGCCCGGATGGTCTCTCAGAGCAACTCTAATGTGCTGCTACTCGGCGAGAGCGGTGCCGGCAAAGACATCTTCGCCCAGGCCATCCACAACGCCAGCACTCGCAGTAGCGGCCCCTATGTTGCCATCAACTGCGCCGCCATCCCGAGGGATCTGATCTCCAGCGAATTGTTCGGATACTCCGAGGGAGCCTTCACGGGTTCCAAAAGAGGCGGCAACCAGGGGAAGTTTGAACTTGCCGATGGCGGGACGATCTTTCTCGACGAGATCGCTGAAACGCCGCTCGAGTTGCAGTCCGCCCTGCTGCGCGTAATCGAGGACAAATCGATCATGAGGATTGGCGGGTCCCGTGTCACACCCGTGGATGTGCGGATCATAGCCGCGACAAACAAGAATCTGAAGGAGGAGGTACGCAAGGGACGCTTCCGCGAAGACCTATACTACCGGTTCAACGTCTTCACCATACAGATGGTGCCTCTTCGCGACCGGCCCGAGGACATCCCACTGTTGGTGGATTGTTTCATTCAAAAAATCTGCAACGCCATGGGGAAGAGGCCCGTTCGAGTCAATGGCCGGGTCATGGAGAAATTCATGGCCTACTCTTGGCCGGGGAATGTGCGCGAGCTACAGAACATCATCGAACGGATGATAAACATAGTTCACACTGACGAGTTGACGGTCGACCTGCTGCCTTCGGAGGTCCTGCAGGCTCGGTCACACCAAGCCGTACAGACAGAGGTGGAACTCCCTCGCGATATCGAGAAGCAGATGATCCACAAGCTGATCAAGGCCGGATACTCCAAAAAAGAGGTGGCCAGGAAGATGGAGATGTCCCGGAGCACCCTGTACAGGAAGCTTGATAAGTACGGTCTGTCGGCCTAA
- a CDS encoding SDR family oxidoreductase, whose product MASELLERLFSLKGKTALITGGYKGIGRAIAETYAEAGADVAVVARNLHRCEEAAREIAGKYGVKAVGKSLDVNDSKRVDQVVQEIVGEVGRIDILVNSAGIPGSEKPVLKMTDADMDEVMNVDFRGTFLVSRAVAQVMVKQKGGRIINVSSILGKIAARNMAGYCASKAAVIQLTRVMALELMRDNIQVNALCPGYILTEFNRDFFESDTGKGLVKKMIPLNRVGTLDELRSTALYLATCPPFLTGAELYIDGGHTII is encoded by the coding sequence ATGGCTTCGGAACTTCTGGAAAGACTCTTTTCACTCAAGGGGAAGACCGCCCTCATCACGGGCGGGTACAAGGGGATCGGGCGGGCCATCGCTGAGACATACGCGGAGGCCGGGGCCGACGTGGCCGTTGTCGCCAGGAACCTGCACAGATGCGAGGAAGCGGCCCGGGAGATCGCCGGAAAATACGGCGTAAAGGCTGTTGGAAAATCTCTGGACGTCAACGACTCGAAACGGGTCGACCAGGTCGTTCAGGAGATCGTGGGCGAAGTGGGCCGGATAGATATCCTCGTAAACAGCGCCGGCATCCCCGGAAGCGAAAAACCAGTGCTCAAGATGACCGATGCCGACATGGACGAGGTGATGAACGTTGACTTTCGGGGAACATTCCTGGTCTCGAGGGCTGTTGCCCAGGTCATGGTAAAGCAAAAGGGTGGTAGGATCATCAACGTTTCGTCCATCCTCGGCAAGATAGCCGCCCGCAACATGGCGGGGTACTGCGCCAGCAAGGCCGCTGTGATCCAGCTCACCCGGGTGATGGCCCTTGAGCTTATGAGGGATAACATTCAGGTTAATGCCCTGTGTCCAGGATACATCCTCACGGAATTCAACCGTGATTTTTTCGAGTCCGACACGGGGAAGGGTCTTGTTAAGAAGATGATACCTCTGAACCGGGTGGGTACACTAGACGAGTTGAGATCAACGGCCCTCTACTTAGCCACGTGCCCTCCATTCCTTACCGGGGCCGAGCTATATATCGACGGAGGACACACGATTATCTGA
- a CDS encoding electron transfer flavoprotein subunit alpha/FixB family protein, with product MTGILVWAELRDGRPTGVTLELLNKATDLASMQDGAVSAVVIGQEGCRGCAAELIAHGAGRVFVVEDPRLGLYQADVFTTILCRVIAEARPGVVLLGATAIGADLAPSVAARLGTGLTAHCTDLHLEDIDGRRQLVMVVPGWRGSMMVKIVCPERRPVMATVRPGVLEKGTPDPARNGAVVIVPADIREADFRARTLEMVREAEEGGLEQAAVIVSGGFGFYEAGGISLLERLARAVGGVTAGSRPACDAGWIPESRMIGQSGKTVSPKLFISIGASGAPHYTTGFTSASLIVAIDKNPKAPIFDIADFGIVGDLRDIIPALAEVLEAERQSAFSRQRNE from the coding sequence ATGACGGGAATCCTCGTCTGGGCGGAGCTTCGGGACGGGCGGCCGACGGGCGTGACCCTTGAGCTTTTGAACAAGGCCACGGACCTTGCGTCAATGCAGGACGGAGCGGTCTCGGCCGTCGTGATCGGGCAGGAGGGATGCCGCGGATGTGCCGCAGAGCTCATCGCCCACGGGGCCGGTCGGGTCTTCGTCGTCGAGGATCCGCGTCTGGGACTCTACCAGGCCGACGTGTTCACGACGATCCTGTGCAGGGTCATCGCCGAGGCCCGCCCGGGTGTCGTCCTCCTGGGGGCAACTGCCATAGGCGCCGACCTGGCGCCCTCCGTGGCGGCTCGGCTCGGTACGGGGCTCACGGCCCACTGCACCGATCTGCACCTGGAGGACATCGACGGACGCCGGCAACTGGTAATGGTCGTGCCCGGCTGGAGGGGAAGCATGATGGTAAAGATCGTCTGCCCCGAGAGGAGGCCCGTCATGGCCACGGTCCGGCCCGGCGTTCTGGAAAAGGGAACGCCGGACCCCGCGCGCAATGGAGCCGTTGTCATCGTCCCTGCCGACATCCGGGAGGCGGACTTCCGCGCCCGGACACTCGAGATGGTCCGTGAAGCGGAGGAAGGAGGGCTGGAGCAGGCTGCGGTCATCGTCTCCGGCGGATTCGGTTTCTACGAGGCCGGGGGCATATCCCTGCTCGAGCGCCTTGCCCGCGCAGTGGGCGGCGTGACGGCAGGCTCCAGGCCCGCTTGTGACGCCGGCTGGATCCCGGAGTCCAGGATGATCGGGCAGAGCGGCAAAACCGTGAGCCCGAAACTGTTTATCAGCATCGGCGCCTCCGGAGCGCCTCACTACACGACGGGGTTCACCAGCGCATCGCTCATCGTCGCCATCGACAAAAACCCAAAGGCACCGATCTTCGACATTGCCGATTTCGGCATCGTCGGCGATCTGCGTGACATCATCCCCGCCCTCGCGGAAGTACTGGAGGCAGAGCGGCAATCCGCTTTTTCACGGCAGCGGAATGAATGA
- a CDS encoding electron transfer flavoprotein subunit beta/FixA family protein, producing MSINILVCIKQVPDPKQFDRITLDPATGSINRTGIPPVTNPVDRHAVEEALRIREAHGGTVTVLTMGPPQARKCLEDALAMGADRGVLLCDMAFAGADTLATAAVLAVGIRTAGDFELVLCGNESVDGATGQVPSQLAEMLGWPRVTHARKIEIKENGSGALVEREIEGGFLRVEVMLPSVIAVVKRINRYRLPTIFGIMEAGRKEIVEVGCAACERCGLAAEAMGLGGSPTRVAGVFQSHRKRHVEMIGGEPKEAARRLIQKLREMDAL from the coding sequence ATGTCCATAAACATCCTCGTCTGCATCAAACAGGTTCCCGACCCGAAACAATTCGACCGCATTACCCTAGATCCCGCCACGGGGTCCATTAACCGCACCGGCATCCCGCCGGTGACCAACCCCGTCGATCGCCACGCCGTAGAAGAGGCTTTGCGCATCCGGGAGGCCCACGGGGGAACCGTAACCGTGCTGACCATGGGCCCACCCCAGGCAAGAAAATGCCTCGAAGACGCCTTGGCTATGGGGGCAGACCGCGGGGTGCTGCTCTGCGACATGGCCTTCGCCGGCGCCGACACCCTGGCCACGGCAGCCGTCCTTGCGGTGGGGATCCGCACGGCCGGTGATTTCGAGCTCGTCCTATGCGGCAACGAGTCGGTGGATGGGGCAACGGGACAGGTGCCCTCGCAGCTTGCCGAGATGCTCGGATGGCCGCGTGTCACGCACGCGCGGAAGATCGAGATCAAGGAGAACGGAAGCGGGGCCTTGGTCGAGCGCGAAATCGAGGGCGGGTTCCTTCGAGTGGAGGTCATGCTCCCGTCCGTTATTGCCGTGGTGAAACGGATCAACCGGTACCGGCTTCCCACCATATTCGGAATCATGGAAGCCGGAAGGAAAGAGATTGTTGAAGTCGGCTGCGCCGCTTGCGAAAGATGCGGCCTCGCTGCCGAGGCTATGGGCCTTGGGGGATCACCGACACGGGTCGCGGGGGTATTTCAGTCTCACCGGAAGCGGCATGTGGAAATGATCGGGGGTGAACCGAAAGAAGCTGCCCGGAGGCTCATTCAGAAACTCCGAGAGATGGATGCGCTCTGA
- a CDS encoding aromatic ring hydroxylase, protein MLRTKEQYRERLFKMKPNIYIGGEKVGRDDHRLIPGINVLEVTYELALDPRWKGLMTVHSPLIDEEINRFAHLPRNPYDLMQKQKMIRLAARRVGGCIHRCMGHDAINALAVCTKEIDEAKGTDYHERFLAYLREYQRNDWDGCCAQTDSKGDRMKRPSEQPNPDAYVHIVEKRKDGIVVSGVKMSITQVAYADEMFVLPTRALMEDDSDFAVAFVLPADWEGVHLITRPVWHREKDDPNASPFCRYGVSDSVVVFDNVFVPKERVFMCGEWEFGRRIALLFADSHRHSYSGCKPGVSDILCGTTALAAEANNIQKVSHVREKLSEFAGAAELAYAAGVAAAVYGEKTSSGVFFPNKVYANVGRRMTGELIYHEYNILTEIAGGIAVTLPFEDDFHAPATKKYLDKFIVRNPKLPPDVSLKIWKYVENIGASPMAAWYEIAGVHGGGSPIMETIALNLDYNYESKKRLARYLAGIDPDFDDSADLALEPTFGTSLVEDPKEKKK, encoded by the coding sequence GTGTTGAGAACCAAGGAACAGTACCGCGAACGCCTTTTCAAAATGAAGCCCAACATCTATATCGGCGGAGAGAAGGTGGGCCGCGACGACCATCGCCTTATTCCGGGCATCAACGTCCTAGAGGTCACCTATGAACTGGCACTCGATCCCCGGTGGAAAGGGCTGATGACAGTCCACTCTCCGCTCATCGACGAGGAGATCAACCGCTTCGCACACCTGCCTCGAAACCCCTACGACCTGATGCAAAAGCAAAAGATGATCCGCTTGGCGGCCCGTCGCGTAGGCGGATGCATTCACCGGTGCATGGGTCACGACGCCATCAACGCGTTGGCCGTTTGCACGAAGGAGATCGACGAGGCGAAGGGGACGGACTACCACGAGCGGTTCCTAGCCTATCTCAGGGAATACCAGCGGAACGATTGGGACGGCTGTTGCGCCCAGACGGACAGCAAGGGCGACCGGATGAAGCGCCCCAGCGAGCAGCCCAATCCTGACGCTTACGTGCACATCGTTGAAAAGAGAAAAGACGGTATCGTCGTCTCAGGCGTCAAGATGTCCATCACGCAGGTCGCCTACGCCGATGAGATGTTCGTGCTGCCCACACGCGCTCTCATGGAGGACGACAGTGACTTCGCGGTTGCCTTCGTCCTTCCGGCGGACTGGGAGGGTGTGCACCTGATCACCCGCCCTGTCTGGCACCGCGAAAAGGACGACCCCAACGCCTCACCCTTCTGCCGCTACGGCGTATCCGACTCGGTCGTGGTCTTCGACAACGTCTTTGTCCCGAAGGAACGGGTCTTCATGTGCGGCGAGTGGGAGTTCGGCAGGCGCATCGCCCTGCTGTTCGCCGACTCGCACCGCCACAGCTACAGCGGCTGCAAGCCCGGCGTCTCCGACATCCTCTGCGGGACGACGGCGCTGGCCGCCGAGGCGAATAATATCCAGAAGGTCTCCCACGTTCGCGAGAAGCTCTCCGAGTTCGCAGGCGCCGCCGAGTTGGCCTACGCGGCCGGGGTGGCCGCGGCCGTTTACGGCGAAAAGACCTCGAGCGGCGTCTTTTTCCCCAACAAGGTCTACGCCAACGTCGGACGTCGCATGACGGGGGAGCTCATATACCACGAATACAACATCCTCACGGAAATCGCCGGCGGCATTGCCGTGACGCTGCCCTTCGAGGATGACTTCCACGCGCCGGCCACGAAGAAGTATCTCGACAAGTTCATCGTGCGCAATCCCAAGCTGCCGCCCGACGTCTCCCTGAAGATCTGGAAATACGTCGAGAACATCGGTGCGTCGCCTATGGCGGCCTGGTACGAGATAGCCGGAGTCCACGGGGGCGGCTCCCCCATCATGGAGACGATCGCCCTGAACCTGGATTACAACTATGAGAGCAAGAAAAGGCTCGCGCGCTATCTAGCGGGCATCGATCCCGATTTCGACGACTCGGCCGATCTGGCCCTGGAACCTACGTTTGGGACGAGCCTCGTGGAGGACCCGAAGGAAAAGAAGAAATAA
- a CDS encoding CoA transferase, whose protein sequence is MNSIMSLPLDSTLVLDLSSRMPGPMCTQILADLGAEVIKIENPKMPDLFRQFQPLVDGTGSLFHVCNRNKKGLTLELRHPKGRKIFLALAHRADVVVEAFRPGTMDRMGLGYETLKKANPALIYCSLTAFGQTGPYCLRPAHDLNLVALSGILDLLGYKDGPPIVPPVQISGLGGALLGAVGILSALLSRGKTGLGRAVDISLFDGVSAFAALEMSRFMAGHPLPRRGLTEGGGGYACFNVYRTADNRYLALGCLEPQFWEAFCRVIARESFIAEQWSAPPRQDELIEEVRSIFLTRTSAEWLTLLDPEKICIAPVNTFAEALQDRHVREQETWFRGELPSGEAVPQAAFPIRFDGERPGWRSHPPGHGEHTREILRELGIGDSEIEELRTLGIA, encoded by the coding sequence ATGAACTCGATTATGTCTCTGCCGCTCGACAGTACACTTGTCCTCGACCTCTCCTCCCGCATGCCCGGGCCGATGTGCACCCAAATCCTCGCCGACCTCGGCGCCGAGGTCATCAAGATCGAAAATCCCAAGATGCCGGATCTGTTCAGGCAGTTCCAGCCGCTGGTGGACGGCACGGGGAGCCTCTTTCACGTCTGCAACCGCAACAAGAAGGGACTGACCCTGGAGTTGAGACACCCCAAGGGCCGCAAGATTTTCCTGGCGCTCGCCCACAGAGCGGACGTCGTCGTCGAGGCCTTCCGGCCAGGAACCATGGACCGCATGGGGCTGGGGTACGAGACTCTGAAGAAGGCAAACCCGGCCCTGATCTACTGCTCCCTTACTGCCTTCGGGCAGACGGGGCCGTACTGCCTTAGGCCCGCCCACGATCTGAACCTCGTGGCCCTGTCGGGCATTCTCGACCTGCTGGGTTACAAAGACGGCCCGCCGATTGTCCCGCCCGTCCAAATATCCGGATTGGGTGGCGCTCTGCTGGGAGCCGTCGGCATTCTTTCAGCCCTGCTGAGCAGGGGAAAGACCGGCCTCGGCCGGGCCGTCGACATCTCACTCTTCGACGGGGTCTCGGCCTTTGCCGCCCTCGAGATGTCCCGCTTCATGGCAGGACACCCCCTTCCCCGAAGGGGCCTCACGGAAGGGGGCGGCGGCTATGCCTGCTTCAATGTCTACCGGACGGCCGATAACCGGTACCTCGCGCTCGGCTGCCTGGAGCCGCAGTTCTGGGAAGCCTTTTGCCGCGTCATCGCCAGAGAGTCCTTCATCGCCGAGCAGTGGTCGGCGCCACCCCGGCAGGACGAATTGATCGAGGAGGTCCGCTCCATTTTCCTCACCCGCACGTCTGCTGAGTGGCTCACACTTCTCGATCCGGAGAAGATCTGCATCGCCCCAGTCAACACCTTTGCCGAGGCCCTCCAGGATCGACATGTCCGCGAGCAGGAAACCTGGTTCAGGGGAGAACTCCCTAGTGGAGAAGCGGTGCCCCAAGCCGCCTTTCCCATCCGCTTCGACGGGGAACGGCCGGGCTGGCGCTCCCATCCACCGGGGCATGGTGAGCACACCCGTGAAATACTCCGGGAACTGGGCATTGGCGATTCGGAGATCGAAGAACTCCGGACACTCGGCATCGCATGA